Proteins encoded by one window of Fischerella sp. PCC 9605:
- a CDS encoding phosphatase PAP2 family protein — translation MRSRIFSLIFSIRLLGLLLSALALWVFAQIADEVLEQETQRFDENILLAIRKLHTPLGDRIMLGITFIGEPVFLLLICLVLATWLLYYHRHSQATTLGIAAVGAIGLNYLLKLIFGRTRPALWNRIVDVGQYSFPSGHAMISLVIYGFIGYLLAKQFRRWRGWIFAFTVILIVAIGFSRLYLGVHWPTDVAAGYAAGIVWLMTCILSLELWQTYRSSGGHFPHSR, via the coding sequence ATGCGATCGCGGATTTTTTCGCTGATATTCAGCATTAGATTATTAGGGTTGCTGCTTTCGGCCTTAGCTTTGTGGGTATTTGCTCAGATCGCCGACGAAGTTCTAGAACAAGAAACCCAAAGGTTTGACGAAAACATTTTACTAGCAATTCGGAAACTACACACGCCATTAGGCGATCGCATTATGCTTGGTATCACTTTTATTGGTGAGCCAGTGTTTTTACTGTTGATTTGCTTGGTATTGGCAACTTGGCTACTTTATTATCATCGCCACTCACAAGCAACGACTTTAGGCATAGCCGCAGTTGGTGCGATCGGCTTAAATTATTTGTTGAAATTAATATTTGGTAGGACACGTCCGGCGCTGTGGAACCGTATCGTTGACGTCGGTCAATACAGTTTTCCTAGCGGTCATGCCATGATTTCATTAGTCATTTATGGTTTCATTGGTTATCTTCTGGCGAAGCAATTTCGTCGTTGGCGGGGATGGATTTTTGCCTTCACCGTTATATTAATTGTAGCAATTGGTTTTAGTCGGCTTTATCTGGGCGTACACTGGCCTACCGATGTAGCAGCTGGCTATGCTGCTGGGATAGTGTGGTTAATGACCTGTATTCTGAGTTTGGAACTGTGGCAAACATATCGCTCATCAGGCGGACATTTCCCACATTCAAGGTAG
- a CDS encoding helix-turn-helix domain-containing protein, with translation MGLIRLRIREFADEKGWTLKDVSDHSGVAYSSVRAYARSPGLAMVDFTSILKMARALDVMIEDLVEVVEE, from the coding sequence ATGGGGCTGATTAGGCTGCGAATTAGGGAATTTGCGGATGAAAAAGGTTGGACGCTAAAGGATGTCTCTGACCATTCGGGAGTAGCCTACAGTTCAGTGAGAGCCTACGCGCGATCGCCAGGGCTGGCAATGGTAGATTTTACCTCGATTCTGAAGATGGCACGTGCGTTAGACGTGATGATTGAAGACTTGGTTGAAGTAGTAGAAGAATAG